Proteins found in one Candidatus Omnitrophota bacterium genomic segment:
- a CDS encoding sensor histidine kinase KdpD, whose translation MANEKNNIEEILARVKAEESNRGKLKIFFGAMAGVGKTYSMLEAARVLKKEGIDVVIGYIETHGRAETDALIGDLEILPRKEFPYKNIGLSEFDIDAALKRHPSTILVDELAHSNAPGSRHLKRWQDVEELLDAGINVYTTLNVQHCDSTSDVVAQVTGVTVRETVPDTFVERADDIELVDLSPEDLLKRLKEGKVYFGEQAQRAIQNFFQIGNLIALRQLALQYTSRTVDAKMRSYKKSYSITKVWNVRDRILVCISASPRAVRLIRAGKRIASSLGVEWIVAYVEAISHVPNQKGRTDIAEMMRLAEKLGAETITLVGLNVAETLIEYARSRDITKIIIGKPGKPKWHEFIFGSVINELARKCGEIDLYLMSGETQELSAKYETPALKPFPWKGLLWTMVTVAICTVIDRLLFHHLNLVNLTMVYLLGVTWVAFRYGRRMSIIASILSVLFFDFFFVPPYFTFAVIEAEYSITFIVMLSVGFIIGGLTGRLKQQTTAMRLRENRTQALYYLNRDLAKTSNLDEIFQIAVHYVQEFFKCPVVIFTPSKGKGVTVRFGDTGVLPLSPNEEAVAQWVYTHKKLAGKDTDTLPGSRGIYLPLTGSEKTVGVIGLFPKEEKQLTDPDQLHTLEMFVNQTALAVEGAQLAAAAVKTETEIESERLRNLLLSTFSLDLPAPLKTISAAAAELLKSENINDKSKRDELIQKIRDEARRLRDLSAEMTKIIRSEK comes from the coding sequence TTCGGGGCCATGGCAGGAGTCGGGAAGACCTACTCCATGCTTGAAGCGGCAAGGGTCCTGAAAAAGGAAGGCATCGACGTTGTCATAGGTTATATAGAGACGCACGGCCGCGCTGAGACCGACGCCCTAATAGGGGACCTCGAAATACTGCCCAGGAAGGAATTTCCGTATAAGAACATAGGCTTGAGCGAGTTTGATATCGATGCGGCCTTAAAAAGGCATCCCTCCACAATATTAGTCGATGAATTGGCTCACTCCAATGCTCCCGGTTCCCGCCATCTGAAGCGCTGGCAGGATGTAGAGGAATTACTGGACGCGGGCATAAATGTTTATACGACCTTGAACGTACAGCACTGCGATAGCACAAGCGATGTAGTGGCCCAGGTTACAGGTGTGACAGTGCGTGAGACGGTTCCCGATACATTCGTAGAGCGCGCCGACGATATAGAATTAGTGGATCTCTCGCCCGAAGATCTGCTTAAGCGCCTCAAAGAAGGAAAGGTTTATTTCGGCGAACAGGCTCAGCGGGCGATCCAGAATTTTTTCCAGATAGGAAATCTTATCGCGCTTCGCCAATTGGCCCTCCAATATACTTCCAGGACCGTGGACGCGAAGATGCGGTCCTATAAAAAATCCTATTCGATAACAAAGGTTTGGAACGTCAGGGACAGGATTCTGGTATGTATAAGCGCCAGTCCCCGGGCCGTGCGCCTGATACGGGCCGGCAAACGCATCGCTTCATCGCTCGGCGTTGAATGGATCGTCGCGTATGTTGAAGCGATTTCGCATGTACCTAATCAAAAAGGCAGGACCGACATAGCCGAAATGATGCGCTTAGCCGAAAAATTAGGAGCTGAAACGATTACGCTTGTCGGCCTGAATGTCGCGGAAACCCTTATCGAGTATGCCCGCTCCAGGGATATCACAAAAATTATTATCGGGAAGCCCGGGAAGCCTAAATGGCATGAATTCATCTTCGGATCGGTCATAAACGAACTTGCGCGAAAATGCGGTGAGATAGATTTATATCTTATGAGCGGAGAGACGCAGGAGCTTTCCGCTAAATATGAAACACCCGCCTTGAAACCATTCCCCTGGAAAGGCCTACTATGGACTATGGTCACGGTCGCTATCTGCACTGTGATAGACAGGCTTTTATTTCACCATCTGAACCTTGTAAACTTGACAATGGTTTATCTCTTAGGGGTCACATGGGTCGCTTTCAGGTATGGCCGCAGGATGTCGATTATAGCCTCAATTCTTAGCGTATTATTTTTTGATTTCTTTTTCGTTCCGCCTTATTTTACATTCGCGGTGATCGAAGCCGAATATTCTATAACGTTCATAGTGATGTTGTCGGTAGGTTTTATAATAGGGGGCTTGACCGGGCGTCTCAAGCAACAGACCACAGCTATGCGCCTGCGGGAAAACAGGACCCAGGCCCTGTATTATTTAAACAGGGATCTGGCTAAGACTTCTAATTTAGACGAGATATTTCAAATAGCGGTCCATTACGTTCAGGAGTTTTTTAAATGTCCCGTTGTTATTTTTACTCCCAGTAAGGGTAAAGGCGTTACGGTCCGTTTCGGCGATACCGGCGTATTGCCGTTAAGCCCAAACGAAGAAGCCGTTGCGCAGTGGGTGTATACGCATAAGAAACTGGCCGGTAAGGATACGGATACCCTCCCCGGATCGAGAGGCATCTATTTACCGTTAACCGGCTCCGAGAAGACCGTAGGTGTTATAGGCCTGTTCCCTAAAGAAGAAAAACAGTTAACCGACCCGGATCAACTGCACACACTTGAGATGTTTGTGAATCAGACGGCATTAGCGGTAGAAGGCGCTCAGCTCGCCGCCGCGGCAGTTAAAACTGAGACGGAGATAGAAAGCGAACGTTTGCGAAACTTGCTTCTGAGCACATTCTCCCTGGACCTCCCGGCACCGCTAAAGACCATTTCCGCAGCCGCCGCAGAATTGTTGAAATCCGAAAATATTAATGATAAATCAAAACGTGACGAGTTGATACAGAAGATCCGCGATGAAGCAAGGCGCCTGAGAGACCTTTCCGCGGAGATGACAAAGATAATCAGGTCGGAAAAGTAA
- the smpB gene encoding SsrA-binding protein SmpB, whose translation MPDKTIVTNRQARFNYIILESLEAGIALTGTEVKSIRSGNVSLNESFARVDGSEIFIYNMRIAPYEFGNINNPDSMRPRKLLLHRAQIRKFIAETATKHLAIIPLKLYFKNGLAKVEIALAKGKKLYDKRESIKKRDSDREIKRRYSH comes from the coding sequence ATGCCAGATAAGACTATCGTTACCAATAGGCAAGCGAGGTTTAACTATATCATCCTGGAAAGCCTTGAGGCCGGTATAGCCTTGACGGGCACAGAAGTTAAATCGATAAGGAGCGGCAACGTAAGCCTTAACGAGAGCTTTGCCAGAGTTGACGGCAGCGAGATCTTTATTTATAACATGCGCATCGCCCCCTACGAGTTCGGCAATATAAATAATCCGGACTCGATGAGGCCCCGGAAATTACTTCTTCACAGAGCGCAGATCCGAAAATTCATCGCCGAGACCGCTACAAAACATCTGGCTATTATTCCGCTGAAATTATATTTTAAGAATGGTTTGGCAAAAGTAGAGATTGCCTTGGCCAAGGGCAAGAAACTCTATGATAAGCGCGAATCGATCAAGAAGCGCGATTCCGACCGCGAGATCAAGCGCAGATATAGTCATTAG
- a CDS encoding N-acetylmuramoyl-L-alanine amidase: MKFINKVLAVVFVTIFLAGCAAQAPYFKLDPSLQSSIRIIDGYKYLPLTRICDTYKVSCSWDTFAKTASLKAGSNNIVLRSESRIILINGKESKLDRPVVVTDGTVFVPVSFARKTIAPLSAAETAAPQKVPVIEAEKAFTIRTIALDTGHGGKDAGAIGRGRGTKEKDVALTLSKKVRNLLENAGIKVVMIRDNDTFVALPKRSVIANDSGADIFVSIHINASFSKLARGFECYYLSSATDDNARALEAFEDSSLKLSDDADAEHSRRLDKTLWDMTLTENRKESEELAGFICKSVDEEQLIKNNGVKSARFYVLKHTHIPSVLVESGYISNRIEEMKLRDQGFLDKMAEAIVRGILRYKKRYESTEGFTNV; this comes from the coding sequence ATGAAATTTATAAACAAAGTGCTTGCTGTGGTATTTGTTACGATCTTTCTTGCCGGATGCGCGGCCCAGGCGCCCTATTTTAAGCTCGATCCGAGCCTGCAGAGCAGTATCCGGATCATCGACGGATATAAGTATCTCCCGCTGACGAGAATTTGCGACACATATAAGGTTAGCTGCAGTTGGGATACTTTTGCAAAAACGGCTTCTCTCAAGGCAGGATCCAATAACATAGTCTTGAGATCCGAGAGCCGTATAATTCTCATTAATGGCAAGGAGAGCAAGCTTGACAGGCCTGTGGTGGTCACAGACGGAACCGTCTTTGTGCCAGTCTCATTTGCCAGAAAGACCATAGCGCCTCTCTCCGCCGCCGAAACCGCGGCGCCGCAGAAGGTACCTGTTATTGAGGCCGAGAAAGCGTTTACGATCAGGACAATAGCTCTCGATACGGGCCATGGAGGAAAAGACGCTGGCGCGATCGGCCGGGGCAGGGGCACAAAAGAGAAAGACGTAGCGCTTACTCTTTCGAAGAAAGTAAGGAACCTTCTCGAAAACGCGGGCATAAAGGTCGTGATGATCCGCGATAATGATACGTTCGTCGCGCTCCCGAAAAGAAGCGTGATAGCCAACGACAGCGGCGCGGACATTTTCGTGAGCATTCACATAAATGCGTCGTTCTCAAAGCTTGCGCGGGGATTTGAATGTTACTATCTTTCAAGCGCCACAGACGATAACGCCAGGGCCCTGGAAGCTTTTGAGGACTCATCATTGAAACTGAGCGACGATGCCGATGCCGAACATTCCCGCCGGCTCGATAAGACGCTGTGGGACATGACGCTTACGGAGAATAGAAAGGAATCGGAAGAGCTCGCCGGCTTTATATGCAAATCTGTCGATGAGGAACAATTGATAAAGAATAACGGAGTTAAATCGGCCAGATTTTACGTATTAAAGCATACGCATATACCGTCAGTATTGGTCGAGAGCGGTTACATATCGAACAGGATCGAAGAGATGAAATTAAGGGATCAGGGTTTTCTGGATAAGATGGCCGAGGCCATCGTCCGGGGGATATTGAGATATAAGAAACGCTATGAATCTACGGAAGGGTTTACCAATGTCTGA
- the murI gene encoding glutamate racemase encodes MNLRKGLPMSDRRPIGIFDSGVGGLTVAQQIQNMLPEEDIVYFGDTARVPYGTKSKETVTKFSVENVEFLMEKDVKLVVVACNTASSLSLDFIKRCFRVPIVGVIEPGAKGAVRSTRNKHIGVIGTNATISSGAYEKAIRKIDPRISVASRSCPLFVPLVEEGWLKEPVTRDIASIYLAPLRASKIDTLIMGCTHYPLLFKVIQDIMGHKVVLIDSAKEVAKEAKVILDSTGLLNSSGRKGKYNFFVSDEPSRFVAVAERFLKKKISCVKRAV; translated from the coding sequence ATGAATCTACGGAAGGGTTTACCAATGTCTGACAGGCGGCCGATAGGTATATTCGATTCAGGTGTGGGCGGGCTTACGGTCGCGCAGCAGATACAGAATATGCTTCCGGAAGAGGATATAGTATATTTCGGAGATACCGCCCGCGTTCCTTACGGCACTAAATCTAAAGAAACCGTAACGAAATTTTCGGTCGAGAATGTCGAATTTCTTATGGAGAAAGATGTGAAGCTGGTAGTGGTGGCATGCAATACCGCCTCGTCGCTCAGCCTCGATTTTATTAAGAGATGTTTCCGCGTGCCTATAGTGGGCGTTATAGAGCCGGGCGCGAAAGGCGCGGTGCGTTCTACGAGAAATAAACATATCGGCGTGATAGGGACTAATGCCACAATATCTTCCGGCGCGTATGAGAAAGCGATAAGGAAGATCGACCCCAGGATTTCGGTGGCATCGCGCAGCTGCCCGTTATTCGTTCCGCTCGTAGAGGAAGGTTGGCTGAAGGAGCCTGTTACGCGCGACATTGCTTCGATATATCTGGCCCCGCTAAGGGCATCGAAGATAGATACGTTGATAATGGGATGCACTCATTACCCGCTTTTATTTAAGGTAATTCAGGATATCATGGGCCATAAAGTAGTTCTGATAGATTCGGCCAAAGAGGTGGCTAAAGAGGCGAAGGTGATATTAGATTCGACGGGCCTCTTGAACTCATCCGGCAGAAAGGGCAAATATAACTTCTTTGTCAGTGATGAGCCTTCCAGGTTTGTCGCGGTGGCCGAAAGATTTTTGAAGAAAAAGATATCCTGTGTCAAGAGGGCGGTGTAA
- the queD gene encoding 6-carboxytetrahydropterin synthase QueD, with the protein MYEIKVKANFSSAHNLRNYRGKCEHLHGHNWNVEAIFAYGKLDKDGMAMDFKDAKAVLKRAIEDMDHSYLNELESFKTMNPTSENIAKLIYGRIKKASAGIKSISVWENGNSCATYTEGPKSR; encoded by the coding sequence ATGTACGAGATAAAGGTGAAGGCGAATTTCAGTTCCGCGCATAACTTACGTAACTACCGGGGTAAATGCGAACATCTGCACGGGCATAACTGGAACGTCGAAGCGATATTCGCGTATGGAAAACTTGACAAGGACGGGATGGCGATGGATTTTAAAGACGCGAAGGCTGTCTTGAAGCGCGCCATAGAGGATATGGATCATTCGTATCTGAACGAACTCGAAAGCTTCAAAACCATGAATCCCACATCGGAAAATATCGCGAAATTGATATATGGCAGGATCAAGAAAGCGTCAGCCGGGATCAAGTCCATATCCGTGTGGGAAAACGGTAATTCCTGCGCCACTTATACGGAAGGCCCGAAGAGCCGATGA
- the queC gene encoding 7-cyano-7-deazaguanine synthase QueC: MKKAVILLSGGLDSAVTMYVARNKGYECYALIFDYGQRHKKELASARKLARKCGAHLKSVTLTLPWKGSSLVDKEAPLPLGRSAKDITGSGVPSTYVPARNTIFLSIAASYAETIGASAIFIGAHTEDSSGYPDCRLGYLRAFDKVIALGTKRGLESKLRLEFPLIKKDKSGIIKLARSLGAPLQYTWSCYQGRRAPCGKCDSCVLRAKGFKEAGLKDPLYE; the protein is encoded by the coding sequence ATGAAGAAGGCAGTGATCCTTCTCTCCGGCGGACTCGACTCCGCCGTTACGATGTATGTTGCCCGCAACAAGGGCTACGAATGTTACGCGTTAATATTCGATTACGGCCAAAGACATAAGAAGGAGCTTGCGTCCGCGAGAAAACTGGCCCGAAAGTGCGGCGCTCATTTAAAATCGGTTACGCTTACCCTGCCGTGGAAGGGCTCAAGTCTCGTAGATAAAGAAGCGCCGCTTCCGTTAGGCCGGAGCGCTAAGGATATAACCGGATCCGGCGTCCCGTCGACGTATGTGCCCGCGAGAAACACCATCTTTTTAAGTATTGCGGCCTCATATGCCGAAACCATAGGTGCCTCAGCGATATTTATCGGCGCGCACACCGAGGATTCGAGCGGTTATCCCGATTGCAGGCTGGGTTACCTGAGGGCCTTCGATAAGGTAATCGCCTTAGGCACGAAGCGCGGGCTTGAGAGTAAATTACGCCTGGAATTTCCGTTAATAAAAAAAGACAAGTCCGGGATAATAAAGCTCGCTCGCTCGCTTGGCGCACCTCTTCAGTATACATGGTCATGTTATCAGGGCCGAAGAGCCCCTTGCGGTAAATGTGATTCGTGTGTTTTGAGGGCAAAAGGTTTTAAAGAAGCGGGACTGAAGGATCCGTTATATGAGTAA
- a CDS encoding 7-carboxy-7-deazaguanine synthase QueE has translation MSKESAEITEIFSSIQGEGIFAGAKQIFVRFKACNLACSFCDEPRDAAGEIYTPASLMNEIRLLTEKKGPHHSVSLTGGEPLCYTDFLSSFLPLLSKSGRKSYLETNGTLPGELARVIDLIDIVAMDFKLPSSTGERAFWGEHLEFLKIASKKKVFVKAIVTPETTAEDIRQAVSIIKNLNKHVPFILQPATPVKKSDKEVDTGTLLEFMEIGIDNDLEQIRVMPQVHKIMGIK, from the coding sequence ATGAGTAAAGAGAGCGCGGAAATAACAGAGATATTTTCATCGATACAGGGCGAGGGAATATTCGCGGGCGCAAAACAGATATTCGTGCGCTTCAAAGCCTGTAATCTGGCATGCAGTTTTTGTGATGAGCCGAGAGATGCGGCCGGTGAAATATATACACCGGCGTCTCTGATGAACGAGATTCGGCTATTAACCGAAAAGAAGGGCCCGCATCATTCCGTCTCTCTCACTGGAGGAGAGCCGCTCTGTTACACGGATTTTTTGAGCTCTTTCCTGCCGTTATTGAGCAAATCGGGCAGAAAGTCCTATCTCGAGACCAATGGGACGCTGCCAGGTGAGCTTGCGCGCGTGATAGATCTTATAGACATAGTAGCTATGGATTTCAAGCTGCCCTCTTCGACGGGAGAAAGGGCTTTCTGGGGCGAGCACCTCGAATTTTTAAAGATAGCTTCAAAGAAAAAAGTTTTCGTAAAAGCGATAGTGACGCCGGAGACAACGGCGGAAGATATAAGGCAGGCGGTTTCTATAATTAAGAACCTGAATAAACATGTGCCTTTTATTTTGCAGCCTGCCACACCGGTAAAGAAATCCGACAAGGAAGTCGATACCGGGACCCTTCTGGAATTTATGGAGATAGGGATCGATAATGATCTGGAGCAGATAAGGGTAATGCCTCAGGTTCATAAGATAATGGGAATTAAATAA
- the queF gene encoding preQ(1) synthase — protein sequence MKRSLYEGLQGEIRKLKTPRVDTWKNQYPDRDYTIQIDIPEFTCICPKTGLPDFAMIIIKYVPDKECIELKSLKYYTLFYRDVGIFNEHVVNKMLDDFVKSCKPRWMEIFGEFNARGGIKTTVTAEYRKRPSKDI from the coding sequence ATGAAGAGATCTTTATATGAAGGGCTGCAGGGGGAGATACGGAAATTAAAGACGCCGCGCGTAGATACCTGGAAGAACCAGTATCCGGACAGGGACTATACCATACAGATCGATATTCCTGAGTTTACCTGTATCTGTCCGAAGACGGGCCTGCCCGACTTTGCCATGATAATCATTAAGTATGTACCGGATAAGGAGTGCATCGAGCTGAAGTCGCTTAAATATTACACGCTCTTTTATCGGGATGTAGGCATATTCAATGAGCATGTCGTGAATAAGATGCTCGACGATTTCGTGAAGAGCTGCAAGCCGAGATGGATGGAGATATTCGGAGAATTCAATGCCCGCGGCGGCATTAAGACTACAGTGACGGCGGAGTACAGAAAGAGGCCTTCTAAAGATATATAA
- a CDS encoding fumarate hydratase → MREINVSRIKKAVEELCLKANFTLRKDILNALERALKKETNPRARSILKTIIENARLAKANSLAICQDTGMVFVHLDIGQNVRLFGGSLRKAITDGVKEAYARGCLRKSVVGNPLFRENTKTNTPAIIVTDIVDGNKVKIDLAPKGFGSENKSMIKMFKPTASADEIKDFIIDVVKGAGPDACPPFVLGVGIGGTFEVAAGLAKKALIRPIDRKNPDKRLARLEKELLEEMNSLGMGPMALGGKATALGVNILSYATHIAGLPVAVNMSCHATRSASKTL, encoded by the coding sequence ATGAGAGAGATAAACGTTTCACGAATAAAAAAGGCCGTAGAAGAGCTTTGTCTTAAGGCTAACTTTACGCTCAGGAAAGACATTCTTAACGCGCTTGAGCGCGCGCTAAAGAAAGAGACGAATCCCCGCGCCAGAAGTATATTAAAGACGATCATCGAAAATGCGCGTCTTGCTAAAGCCAATTCGCTCGCGATCTGCCAGGACACAGGTATGGTATTTGTCCATCTTGATATAGGGCAGAATGTCAGGCTCTTCGGAGGAAGCTTGCGTAAGGCGATAACTGATGGCGTTAAAGAGGCATATGCCAGAGGATGCCTGCGTAAGTCGGTGGTCGGGAATCCTCTCTTTCGCGAGAATACAAAGACGAACACACCCGCCATAATAGTGACGGACATAGTCGACGGTAATAAAGTGAAAATAGATCTCGCGCCCAAAGGTTTCGGAAGCGAGAATAAGAGCATGATAAAGATGTTTAAGCCGACCGCATCGGCCGATGAGATAAAAGATTTTATCATAGATGTTGTGAAGGGCGCCGGGCCCGACGCGTGCCCGCCATTTGTTTTAGGGGTGGGCATAGGCGGGACGTTTGAGGTTGCGGCCGGCCTCGCTAAGAAAGCGCTGATTAGACCGATAGACAGGAAAAACCCCGATAAGCGCCTGGCCAGACTCGAAAAGGAGCTTCTGGAAGAGATGAATTCGCTTGGTATGGGGCCGATGGCGCTCGGAGGAAAAGCTACGGCGCTCGGTGTTAACATACTGAGCTACGCCACTCATATAGCGGGGCTTCCAGTTGCTGTAAATATGAGTTGTCACGCGACGAGGAGCGCTTCAAAGACGCTATGA
- a CDS encoding FumA C-terminus/TtdB family hydratase beta subunit gives MKQKHITAPITLGERKKLRAGDEVLLSGIIFTARDSAHKRLFDMIKSGKRIPLDLRDTVIYYAGPTPSRPGRAIGSCGPTTSSRMDAFTPELIKLGLAGMIGKGGRSAEVRKAIKRHASVYFLATGGIGALLSTKVRSSKAILFKELGPEAVYKLEVKDFPLIVGIDSKGNDIYDKAGRKKR, from the coding sequence ATGAAACAGAAACATATCACTGCTCCTATTACCTTAGGAGAGCGCAAGAAACTAAGAGCCGGAGACGAAGTGCTATTGAGCGGTATAATATTTACGGCAAGGGACTCTGCGCATAAGCGTTTATTCGATATGATAAAATCCGGCAAGCGCATACCTTTGGATCTGAGGGACACCGTTATATACTATGCGGGGCCCACTCCATCCAGGCCGGGAAGGGCAATAGGTTCATGCGGGCCGACGACAAGTTCCCGTATGGACGCGTTTACGCCTGAGTTGATAAAGCTGGGCCTGGCCGGGATGATAGGGAAGGGCGGTAGGTCCGCCGAAGTGCGAAAGGCAATCAAGAGGCATGCTTCGGTATATTTTCTTGCCACAGGCGGGATAGGGGCTCTGCTTTCGACGAAGGTGAGATCGTCTAAGGCGATACTATTTAAGGAACTCGGCCCCGAAGCTGTTTATAAACTGGAAGTGAAGGACTTTCCGTTAATCGTGGGAATAGACTCGAAAGGGAATGATA